From the genome of Lotus japonicus ecotype B-129 chromosome 6, LjGifu_v1.2, one region includes:
- the LOC130725420 gene encoding uncharacterized protein LOC130725420, producing MVAKNPRKSRKKRKELPVADSLWISRSIATRYSDFHTIPKVMDLITQYNFRADGNDTHLDIVVCAPDEPCCFGEPDPNGKNHTYLFKTLFQDLEYKLPLPDFTCSCLTLMNIAPTQLSANGWAYLRAFELLCVCLGIIPTCKKFFYFFETSGMKVKGEYISLSSARGRGVFTLFRSNFKHWKSKFFKLKETEKSKDVFYFDDGTPRFPFYWTDKPQLIHNIPESSLSPDEKYEVDFLSTIHLNLYDFYEAFKKRNLSYFVAKMSRLSEDDILRFRREQQALKKKQSPAKSLTEPEGSHSETEKNPAPKRRKKNQSSEKTAEKATIQTPLEKFTTKGANQYGSSSAPPPSWKNELKEFEDMTSEEITSLWDSRINFNSLVETNLVFEADKEKMRKIGLQEACQAVMTKSLEIAAISKMIEIESSHFDGLSNAKKLEDKEKENEKLKSTMKLLEKSNKANEKKAADLALELEKLKKTVEEGEALLKAKEEETQKMKEEANSLASEKQILNKTVDDLTAETTSLKASILSQLEAGFNKAKEQIFIRI from the exons ATGGTTGCCAAAAATCCTCGTAAATCACGTAAGAAACGTAAAGAACTTCCAGTTGCTGACTCCCTATGGATCTCACGATCAATTGCTACTAGATACAGCGACTTCCACACTATTCCCAAAGTGATGGATTTGATAACCCAATATAATTTTAGGGCTGACGGTAATGATACACATTTAGATATAGTCGTCTGCGCCCCTGATGAACCCTGTTGTTTCGGTGAACCTGACCCGAATGGGAAAAATCACACTTACCTCTTTAAAACCCTGTTCCAAGACCTTGAATACAAACTCCCCCTTCCTGACTTTACCTGTTCCTGCTTAACCTTAATGAACATCGCCCCTACCCAGCTTTCTGCTAATGGTTGGGCTTACCTTCGAGCCTTTGAATTATTATGTGTCTGCCTAGGCATAATACCAACTTGCAAGAAGTTTTTCTACTTTTTCGAAACCTCCGGCATGAAGGTGAAGGGCGAATATATTTCCCTATCCTCTGCCAGGGGGCGTGGGGTGTTTACTCTCTTTAGGAGTAATTTTAAACACTGGAAAtccaaatttttcaaattaaagGAAACCGAAAAAAGTAAAGATGTTTTCTACTTTGATGACGGAACCCCACGATTCCCTTTCTATTGGACTGATAAGCCCCAACTTATCCATAATATTCCCGAATCCTCTCTTAGCCCCGATGAGAAATATGAGGTTGATTTCTTATCCACAATTCATTTGAACCTTTATGATTTCTATGAAGCATTCAAGAAAAGAAACTTATCCTATTTTGTTG CGAAGATGTCTCGCCTTTCTGAAGACGATATTCTCCGCTTCCGCCGCGAGCAACAGGCGTTGAAGAAAAAGCAATCTCCTGCCAAGTCCCTAACCGAACCTGAAGGGAGTCACTCTGAGACGGAGAAGAATCCAGCCccgaaaagaagaaagaaaaaccaaAGTTCTGAAAAGACTGCTGAGAAAGCCACCATTCAAACTCCGCTGGAAAAATTCACAACCAAAGGGGCGAACCAATATGGTTCCTCAAGCGCTCCACCTCCCTCGTGGAAGAACGAACTGAAAGAATTCGAGGACATGACTTCAGAAGAAATTACTTCCTTATGGGATTCCCGCATCAACTTCAACTCTCTTGTGGAGACCAACCTTGTATTTGAAGCTGATAAGGAAAAGATGAGGAAAATTGGGCTTCAAGAAGCCTGCCAGGCCGTCATGACTAAAAGTTTGGAAATTGCTGCCATTTCCAAGATGATAGAAATTGAGTCCAGCCACTTTGATGGGCTTTCTAACGCTAAGAAGCTggaagataaagaaaaagaaaatgaaaagctgAAGTCCACAATGAAGCTGTTGGAAAAATCTAACAAGGCCAACGAGAAGAAAGCCGCTGACCTGGCTTTAGaacttgaaaaattgaaaaagactGTGGAAGAAGGTGAAGCCTTACTGAAGgcgaaggaagaagaaacacaaAAAATGAAGGAAGAGGCGAACTCCTTGGCCTCagaaaaacaaattttgaacAAGACTGTTGATGATCTTACTGCCGAAACGACATCTTTGAAAGCCTCCATTCTTTCCCAACTTGAGGCTGGCTTTAACAAAGCTAAGGAGCAAATCTT Tataagaatatga